Proteins encoded together in one Alteribacter keqinensis window:
- the pyc gene encoding pyruvate carboxylase codes for MERLKNIKKVLVANRGEIAIRIFRACTELDIRTVAIYSKEDTGSYHRYKADEAYLVGAGKKPIDAYLDIEDIIKTAKRNDVDAIHPGYGFLSENIQFARRCKEEGITFIGPDTEHLRMFGDKVQARQQAIEARIPVIPGTDGPVSGLDEVKDFAKENGFPLMIKASLGGGGRGMRIVRSEKDLKEAFERARSEAKAAFGSDEMYVEKFVENPKHIEVQIIGDHEGNIVHLYERDCSVQRRHQKVVEVAPSVALSNENREKICEAALQLMKNINYVNAGTVEFLVTENGEFFFIEVNPRVQVEHTITEMITGIDIVQSQILIADGKSLHSKEVGIPKQEDIYTHGFAIQSRVTTEDPVNDFMPDTGKIMAYRTGGGFGVRLDAGNGFQGAVISPHYDSLLVKLSTWALSFENAAHKMVRNLKEFRIRGIKTNIAFLENVVRHEKFVNGQYDTSFIDKTPELFVFPKRKDRGTKMLSYIGYTTVNGYPGIGRKEKPVTDEPRIPDVDLLSPIPDGTKQILNEKGPEGVANWVKEQKKVLLTDTTFRDAHQSLLATRLRTQDLKNIAEPTARLLPNLFSMEMWGGATFDVSMRFLHEDPWKRLLILRDKAPNMLFQMLLRASNAVGYKNYPDNVIEEFVEKSADAGIDVFRIFDSLNWVQGMRPAIQAVRDSGKIAEASMCYTGDILDPDRQKYSLQYYIDLAKELEASGAHILGIKDMAGLLKPKAAYELISSLKENIDIPIHLHTHDTSGNGLFTYAKAIEAGVDIVDTAISSMAGLTSQPSMNSLYHAMSGHERQPDLQIKNADALNGYWEDIRHFYQDFESGMIAPHSEIYAHEMPGGQYSNLQQQAKAVGLGERWDEVKEMYSRVNEMFGDIVKVTPSSKVVGDMALFMVQNELTEKLVYEKGMSLDFPDSVIELFEGYLGQPYQGFPEKLQEVILKNRKPITVRPGELLEPVDFNKLRETLYHKLGRQVTIHDLISYALYPKVYLDNETFVEQYGDISVLDTPTFFYGLRVGEEVGIEIEQGKTLIVKLVSMGEAQRDGTRVIYFELNGQPREVYVTDQSIESDVKMKVKADKNNDRHIGASMPGTVIKTLVSEGDEVKKSDHLIITESMKMETTVQAPYDGKIAALHVVNEESIQAGDLLIEFE; via the coding sequence ATGGAACGGTTAAAAAACATAAAGAAAGTACTGGTGGCCAATCGCGGAGAAATTGCGATTCGTATTTTTCGTGCGTGTACAGAACTGGATATCCGCACAGTAGCGATTTACTCAAAGGAAGATACGGGGTCCTATCACCGGTATAAAGCAGATGAAGCGTATCTTGTCGGTGCAGGAAAGAAGCCGATTGATGCCTACCTGGATATCGAAGACATTATTAAAACAGCCAAGAGGAATGATGTAGACGCTATTCATCCCGGCTATGGTTTTTTATCTGAAAACATTCAATTTGCACGGCGTTGTAAAGAAGAAGGGATCACGTTTATCGGTCCCGATACAGAGCACCTCCGCATGTTCGGAGATAAAGTCCAGGCTCGTCAGCAGGCGATTGAGGCACGTATCCCTGTAATCCCCGGAACAGACGGCCCGGTATCAGGTCTTGACGAAGTGAAGGACTTTGCAAAGGAAAACGGCTTTCCTCTTATGATTAAAGCCTCTCTTGGTGGAGGCGGACGGGGCATGCGGATCGTCCGGTCTGAAAAAGATCTTAAAGAAGCTTTTGAGCGTGCACGTTCTGAAGCGAAAGCCGCTTTCGGCAGCGATGAGATGTATGTGGAGAAATTTGTTGAAAACCCAAAGCACATTGAAGTACAGATTATCGGGGACCACGAAGGGAACATCGTTCATCTTTACGAAAGGGACTGCTCCGTGCAGCGCCGTCACCAGAAAGTTGTAGAAGTGGCACCAAGCGTCGCTTTAAGCAATGAAAACCGGGAAAAGATCTGTGAGGCAGCCCTTCAGCTTATGAAGAACATCAATTATGTGAATGCAGGAACAGTTGAATTTTTAGTCACGGAAAATGGAGAGTTCTTCTTCATTGAAGTTAACCCCCGTGTACAGGTGGAACATACGATTACAGAGATGATTACGGGAATTGACATTGTCCAGTCCCAGATTCTGATTGCAGATGGAAAAAGCCTGCATTCAAAAGAAGTGGGAATCCCGAAGCAGGAAGATATCTATACCCATGGCTTTGCCATTCAGTCCCGGGTTACAACGGAAGACCCTGTAAATGATTTTATGCCGGATACGGGGAAAATTATGGCCTACCGAACCGGTGGTGGATTCGGCGTACGACTTGACGCAGGTAATGGTTTTCAGGGTGCCGTTATTTCCCCCCACTATGATTCTTTACTGGTGAAATTATCAACGTGGGCACTTTCTTTTGAAAATGCCGCACATAAAATGGTACGTAACCTGAAGGAATTCCGGATCCGGGGGATAAAGACGAACATTGCATTCCTGGAAAACGTTGTACGTCACGAAAAATTTGTTAACGGGCAGTATGACACGTCCTTTATTGATAAAACACCTGAACTGTTTGTCTTTCCGAAGCGTAAAGACCGGGGGACAAAAATGCTCAGTTACATCGGATATACAACCGTAAATGGATACCCTGGTATAGGACGGAAAGAGAAGCCGGTTACAGACGAGCCACGAATACCGGATGTGGATCTGCTGAGCCCGATTCCGGATGGAACCAAGCAGATCCTGAATGAAAAAGGGCCTGAAGGGGTTGCGAACTGGGTTAAAGAACAGAAGAAGGTGCTTCTGACAGATACGACGTTCCGGGATGCCCACCAGTCTCTACTGGCTACGCGTCTTCGTACTCAGGACCTGAAAAACATTGCTGAACCGACTGCCCGTCTCCTGCCAAATCTCTTTTCCATGGAGATGTGGGGCGGTGCAACGTTTGATGTGAGTATGCGCTTTCTTCATGAGGACCCATGGAAACGCCTGCTCATCTTAAGAGATAAAGCACCGAACATGTTGTTCCAGATGCTTCTAAGAGCCTCAAACGCTGTGGGTTATAAAAACTATCCGGACAATGTAATTGAAGAATTCGTAGAAAAATCAGCAGACGCCGGTATTGATGTGTTTCGTATTTTTGACAGCCTGAACTGGGTTCAAGGAATGCGTCCGGCCATCCAGGCAGTAAGGGATTCGGGTAAAATAGCTGAGGCCAGCATGTGCTATACCGGGGATATCCTGGACCCTGACCGTCAAAAGTACAGTCTCCAATACTATATTGACCTGGCAAAGGAGCTGGAAGCATCCGGTGCTCATATTCTCGGTATTAAAGATATGGCAGGTCTACTAAAGCCAAAAGCTGCTTATGAACTGATTTCTTCCTTAAAGGAAAATATCGATATTCCGATTCACCTTCATACTCATGACACAAGCGGAAACGGTCTTTTCACCTACGCAAAAGCAATAGAAGCAGGAGTGGACATCGTGGACACGGCAATCAGTTCGATGGCAGGTCTCACGAGCCAGCCGAGCATGAACAGTCTTTATCACGCTATGAGCGGGCACGAGCGCCAGCCGGACCTCCAGATCAAAAATGCTGATGCCTTAAACGGGTACTGGGAAGATATCCGTCACTTCTATCAGGATTTTGAAAGCGGCATGATCGCACCGCACTCGGAAATATACGCCCACGAAATGCCAGGCGGTCAGTACAGCAACCTGCAGCAGCAGGCCAAAGCCGTTGGGCTTGGTGAGAGATGGGATGAAGTAAAAGAGATGTACAGCCGGGTAAATGAGATGTTCGGCGACATTGTTAAAGTCACACCTTCCTCAAAGGTTGTCGGGGATATGGCCCTGTTCATGGTTCAAAACGAACTGACAGAAAAACTTGTTTATGAAAAAGGGATGAGCCTCGATTTTCCGGACAGCGTAATTGAACTGTTTGAAGGCTATCTCGGTCAGCCGTATCAGGGATTTCCGGAAAAACTCCAGGAAGTCATTCTGAAAAACCGAAAACCGATTACGGTCAGGCCTGGAGAGCTTCTTGAGCCTGTTGATTTTAATAAACTAAGGGAAACACTTTATCACAAACTCGGACGGCAGGTTACCATCCATGATCTGATTTCCTATGCTCTTTACCCGAAGGTATATCTTGATAACGAAACCTTTGTAGAGCAATACGGTGACATTTCCGTCCTGGATACGCCAACTTTCTTCTACGGCCTCCGAGTCGGCGAGGAAGTCGGAATTGAGATTGAGCAGGGGAAAACGCTGATTGTAAAGCTCGTTTCAATGGGAGAAGCACAACGCGACGGCACGCGTGTAATTTACTTCGAGCTCAATGGGCAGCCCCGGGAAGTGTATGTCACAGATCAGAGCATTGAGTCTGATGTGAAGATGAAAGTGAAAGCAGATAAAAACAACGACCGTCATATCGGAGCATCCATGCCCGGCACGGTCATCAAAACCCTCGTAAGTGAAGGGGATGAAGTTAAAAAAAGCGATCACCTGATTATTACGGAATCCATGAAAATGGAAACGACAGTACAGGCACCGTATGACGGGAAAATTGCTGCCCTTCATGTTGTAAATGAAGAGAGTATTCAGGCGGGTGACCTCCTGATTGAATTTGAATAA